The following proteins come from a genomic window of Mustelus asterias chromosome 1, sMusAst1.hap1.1, whole genome shotgun sequence:
- the rpp25l gene encoding ribonuclease P protein subunit p25-like protein, giving the protein MENYQKTKITELPCPQPIANLPKDIIEMKVKEGSKIRNLMGYAIGKMESASTREILFTGTGKAVSKTITCVEIMKRRLKGLHQITKLFYKHVEELWEPIVSEAGLDSLTVKRNLPAICVLLSKDTLHTNEPGYQAPGSFDALWIHSLKEEALTQRKKRRGGDGLGKGGKHPGSGRGERPKKSRS; this is encoded by the coding sequence ATGGAAAACTACCAAAAAACAAAAATCACAGAACTACCTTGTCCGCAGCCAATTGCCAACCTTCCAAAAGACATCATTGAAATGAAGGTAAAGGAAGGTAGCAAAATAAGAAATCTCATGGGATATGCAATTGGAAAGATGGAATCTGCCAGTACCAGAGAGATCCTTTTCACTGGCacaggaaaagcagtcagcaaaaCGATCACCTGTGTGGAAATCATGAAGAGAAGATTAAAAGGCCTCCATCAAATTACTAAACTGTTTTATAAACATGTTGAAGAACTCTGGGAACCTATTGTTTCAGAGGCAGGATTGGACAGTTTAACTGTGAAAAGAAACCTTCCTGCCATTTGTGTTCTGTTGTCTAAAGACACTCTGCATACCAATGAGCCAGGCTATCAGGCTCCTGGGTCTTTTGATGCTTTGTGGATACATTCTTTAAAAGAGGAGGCACTGACTCAAAGGAAAAAAAGACGTGGAGGAGATGGGCTGGGTAAAGGGGGTAAACATCCTGGATCTGGAAGAGGAGAGAGGCCCAAGAAATCCAGAAGCTGA